The following nucleotide sequence is from Scleropages formosus chromosome 4, fSclFor1.1, whole genome shotgun sequence.
GCGCTGCTGTTGCAAGCGCACACACGGAGGGGTAAAGCCCTTCACATGAACGTCTCCTCATAGGTCAGGCCTGGAATCGCACACCTGTCAGCAATGTTTGCAGAGAGGGTTGGAACAGGTTCTGAGCTGGTGCCGTGTTCAGGCTCGTAGCCCTGTGCCCGCCAGTGGATGAAGGGAACCAAAAAGAGCTGCAGACCCCCAACTACGATAGGTACTCCTGTCAGGTGGAATGCCACATCGTAGTTGCCAAAGTGGTCATGCAGGAGCCCTGCAAGGAAACGGGTGAAAATGAGTCCGGGTGAGCGACACCATCCTGCGTTACAACATCATTTCTGCGTCCAGAAATATCATTTCTGTGTCAGCTGCAGCACATTAAGAGAAGCAggttggttttgtttttgttgacacGCCCACcgataaatacaaaaatatatgcaaacatTGAAGATATTCCTCTTCCGTGATAGTTTACGAAAGGTTTTCAGCTCCCTAAGTATATTCTTTTTCAGGTGCTGTAATGAACAAGAGTTAATCGTAGCTGCAGTAGGTCTATTTAGGTTAGCTCATTCGATTCGATTCCATATGGTTTTTTTATGTGGTGCgatgatgcagcgggtttggtcgggtcctgcgctctggtgggtcgggggttcgagtcccgcttggggtgttcTGTGACAGACTAGctttccatcctgggtgtgtcccctccccctcgagccttgcgccctgcgttccaggttaggctctggttcgcttcgagcgtgtgcctgtgtgttttgaTAAGGCGTTCTTCTCACATAATGACACTGAACAAAGgaataagacaaagaaacaagacGGTTGACTATATATCGGAGTAACAcagtatccatgcagttattaaagatgtaagtatgtctactggtcatggaggaaaggaagaaaaaaaaccactggaGGGGTCCAAGTCCCAGTGTCTGCCCACCCCTACTAAACATAACAGGCCTGATCCTcgctgttcatttaaaaaaaaaaaaactatttaaagaaCTTAAATGGATTTAATGGTACCATTAATGCATTAAACAGGGTGTGgttttttcagtgcagtttttctAATGCATTTCAGTTTCAGTGCAATTTTTGGGTAAATACCTCCTTGTACACTTGCAGAGTAATAGGTTTAAAGTGTGAGAAAAAGAAGCGTTATTATGAGCTGGCAGGAAGGTGTGCAGAAGCGATTTAAAAATTGTTGCATTGAAAAAATGGTTTCATATTAAGTACCTAAATGCCAAGGAGGAAATCTCTCTTCAGCTCACCCTTACTGATCTAAAACACAAATCGAAGTTCACCACTTTTCTCATGCATCCGACAGCCAGGCATCTTCTTaatctgcaaccttttggttACAAGTTTACTTGCTTTACCACCGGACGGTCTGCGGCAAGGAAGACGTGTCATCACCTGCAATCGGCGGCCCCACGATCATGGGGAGTGCTAGGAAACCCAGCAGATAGCCGATGGCCTGGGACGCCATCCGCTGATCCACCAACTCGAAGACGATCGGGGCCATGCAGCTGAGGAAGCAGCCATCACACAAGCCTTGCAACAAGCATGCCGCCACCAAGGCTTCAAAGGTTCGACACAGGGGGAAGGTGGCAAGTACCACTCCCATCACCACAAAAGAGGCAGCCTGACACGGGGACAGAGACATGGAACGGCAGAGATACCAAAGAGAGATACCATCAGTCTTTTGTGTAGAACAAAGTACTGTAATGACCCGGGTTACTGGTAtttaggtgggaagatgttttgtgtaaatagttgcattgtgggtaacgtGCAAATAGCGTGTGTAACCACTGAGGGCACTTACGggaaaaatgatggggtgactgtgcctacGGGGGTGTTGGAAAGaacctgggggtgctaagcaggcggggaaggctggctgtaggcacAGGTCCTGGTGGCAacagggtccttggaccgagagcattatttccctggtgttGCTGTTCTAATAAATCGTTTGCAACGAACGCCGCCTCTGCGtccttcaccccatccaaacccatggtgctgtgtgccacagtgttttacttttactttaccTCAAGTCTTAACTTGCATCATTTAATAGTTTTCCTTTCACTTCATATTAAGAGCATATATCAGGCACTAATTAAAACGTACTCTGGAAAAATCTTCAGAGTTGCCGCTTCTTTTGATTTTATGGCAGCTCTGATCTGTAGCAACTTGCTCGTCTTACCAATGTCCATTATATGTGGTAATTCATGTAAATCACACCTTTTCTTCGCTTTTTTGAATTGATGTGTTTTGTACCCTGTAACCATTCATAATCCCATCTGGGACATACTGTATACCTGCGGCTTTCTGGATAAATCCTGATGTTTCACTACGGCAGAGGACCACTTGGTGCCCCAGGACCACAGTAAATTAATCACCCAGTTTGGTAAAGTCAGTGCAAAATTGCTGTGTGACCGACGGCAGCTTTCCGCTCCTAGATTCCACACTGGGTGTGGAGTCCCGCTTGCACAATTTTATTTGTATGCCACCAATTTGCACTGAAAAGGGCGATGAAGTGCTGCAATGTGAAGTGCACTGTGTCCATAATGGTTTGTTCTGCTAGTAGGTGGCTGACAGCTCTGCCCAAATTTCCTGCATAGCTTTCACaattaatatttgctttttaagCACAAAAGCAATTCCGTCCTGGGAATTATTACCTGCAACATATGAGCCACAGCTCCAGTTGGACAAGATCCTGCACTATCATCATTTTAGGTTCAGCAACATTTTAATAACAGCTGAGGCCTGCTGCACATTCTACATcgattttaattattcatgaaTTATTTGAATATCATTTGCAATTACTTAAAGATGTTCTTTAATTCAGGGTTACAGCACACATCTGCAAACTTGGGTTTGTATTCCTGTTACTATATTGTGTGTAGTAAACATAGTTTTCAAAGctgctttagggaaaagcacAGGATGGGTTTGTTTGGGTCTCTCTGCAGGACACGAGGGGTGACGACTACTGGGCTGAGACTTTTCACGCATTTCTGCGCACCAGCAAGGGTTGAGATCTCACCCCAGCAAAACTggagtaatgaaataaaatttgcatCATCTACACACAGCATTTGCTCTGACCTTATTAAGATTTGCCATATTTTCCACACTTGCTCAGatatttatgaaaacatttacaggTAGAATAATCTGGCAGGTAAATTCAAgtgcaagctttttttttacctgaagaAAGAGCTTCTTCACTCCACCTATGAGGTCTATCGCTTTACCGAAGATGAGACGCCCCACGCAAGACGAGCCACCGACATAGATCAGTAGAATCCATACCTTCTGAGTTCctttaaatttttcttctgcaaaGCTAATCTGCCAGGGGAAAacgaaaatattttatttaaataacagtGAATAGTAAATGATAAAGGtcggggtgcagtggtgcagcgggtttgaccaggtcctgctctctggcaggtctgagcttcaagtcccgcttggagtgccttgtgatggactggcgtcccgtcctgggtgtgtcccctccccctccagccttgtgccccgtgttgccgggttaggctccggtttgccgcggccccgcttgggacaagcagtttcagtcaatgtgtgtgtgagtaatgaTAAAAGCTGTAGGAGAAACTGACATTCAGAACATAGCGTGCAATACATGTATCAGTAGCAATGGGATGAATGGgtttaatacacaaaaatagTGCAATGCTCGTTTACCTTTGCACAACGCAGtaaactttaaatattttgcatcaAGCTGCAGGAATgagtaaaaataagtgaaattttGCTTGTAATTTTGGCACCTGCCCTCTAACTGAGGTTTCGTTCTGTATCAGTTTTTATTGCAACGTCATCAACTTTACCGTTGTCTGTTGTATGTTTTTTCACAGAGGGCCTTCAGGATAAACATATAAGAAcatattattaccattatttttttgtttaggCAATAGACTTATAGCTTACTGTTTTGTAACTATTTTTCATATTAGACCATGATCGTGAGGTTCTGATAAGggaataaaataatgtataataagGTGATTCCTTGGGAAGGGTTGGTTGCTTCAAGAGGAAATGTGTAGTATAATGAGTACAAAGTGCTCCTgaggaggaggtgcagtggtgcagcaggtttgcccagatcttgctctctggtgggtttggggtttgagtcctgtggggggtgccttgtgatggattggcgtcccatcctaggtgtgtcccctccccctctggccttgtgccctgcattgccttGTTTGGCGCAACCAtgtgtgggacaagtgctttgagacaatgtgtgtgtgttcagaggaaACATCATGTTTGATTAAATTCTTCCCAGAAAGACATGCAAGTTTGGCCATGATGTGTAACGCCGAGTGAGCTGCCAACTGTATTCCTGAGTCCCCGATGAAAACATGTGTTGAGTAAAGTCTAAGGTATCATGTGGCAAGTAGATGATGACAGAGATACTAAATAAAATCATTCCAGGGAATTTCTTGCAACACAtcaatcaaattaaatttatgagGCTGACAGATCATGAATGATTGTTTCAGTGACTTGATAGTTCAGAGACAGTTCAATTTCTTACTGTCACTCCAGGCAAGTCATTGGATAGATATTTGACTCACCAGATGAACAACTGGCACAAAGTATCCCAGTGTCGCCACAGCTACTCCAAACAGCCACTGCCTGTAAGTGGTGACACCAAACACCTTCAAATTGAAGTATTTTCTCAATCCAGCCCCACCCTGCAGATCAGGGCCAGGGATTGGAGGACTTGGGGCATTGCCCTCTGGGGAAGACGAGGCAGGTTGGGCTCGACGATGAGGCCCGGCGGAAGGCAGCGGGCGGAAGGTGAGAGACAGCGGCACCTGTATGAGCAAGAAGATGCTGAGGACCTGGAAGGTGGTGCCGAGTCCGAGTGGAGTCACTGCCTCTTCCAGCAGAACAGGAAAGCCCATGGTGAAGAGGCTGCTGGCTGCGGTCACCACCCCGCTGGCCAAGCCGAGCCGACGGCGAAAGTAATGTCCCAGAATGACCAACGAGGGCTGGAAGGCGAAGGAGGAACCACAGCCAAAAAGGATGCCGTAGGTGAAGTAGTACAAACTCAGGGACCTGCCACAAAAGGTACAGCAGCTTTAAAGCAGCAATCTGGCAAATGCACCACGGTACAATAGAGCAGGCTATAATGTGACCAATTCACACAATCTTGGGGTCGAAATTCTGGACCAGGTATTTATTGCCTTACCAACTTGGATCTCTCGCATATAAATCTTTCAAATGTAAGAAGGAATGTAGAGCATCCAAAATAAATGTTCTATAAATATGTGAAGAACACGCAAAGCCTAGCCAGACAGCGCTGAGACTGGATTCTAACGTAATCTAAGGGATGTAAGAAAGAACTCGTACAGCTGTGACTAAGGTGATGTTTCCCATAAGACTCGATTACATTAATCATTTAAtagacacttgtctccaaagcagcttccaacaaactctgtgtagtgttatgagcccacacaccttattcaccacggtgacttacactgctagatacactacttacactgggtcactcatccatacatcagtggaacacacacacactctctctctgtcactcacacactatgggggaacagtgtgtctttggactgtgggaggaaaccagagcacccggaggaaacccacacagacacagtgagaacatgcaaactgcacacaggctgagcggggatcaaagccacgtcctcttgcaccacccaggcgctgtgagacagcagctctactcgccgtgccaccgtgtGCCACCTAGTTAAGAAGACAGATGGAAAACTTACGAAGAATTCACGGTTGCTCATTCGATTTGTTACTTGGCTCCAGATACTCGATTCAGCTCACAGCTCGACAGTGACTCATCTCGCACCTGATAGTTTGCTGAAGCAGTTTTAGTTAAGCTTTTTGCACAAgcacgtgacacacacacacattttcagaaccgcttgtcccttacggggtcacagggaaccggagcctacccggcaacacagggcgtaaggccggagggggaaggggacacacccaggacgggacgccagtccgtcgcaaggtaccccaagcgggactcaaaccccagacccaccagacagcaggactgcagtccaacccactgcgccaccgcaccccctaagcaCGTGACAGTGCAGTCCTTTGGTTTTCAACCAGTTATTGTTGTTCCTGGTCTGGTTAACCTGCTGTCCTCAATGTACTAAACAACTGACTTGAACAGCAACATGTGTTGACGATGAATGACGTGCTTTTTAAAAGACATGAAAGGTCAGGGATACACATCTTTATTACATCCTCCAgcttttttctgtacattttaattttgttttgttttacggATTTATCCGAAATCATCgttttttgtttacagttttgccccaagggtagcacagtggtgcagctggtagcagtgctgccccacagcacctgggctgcttGGGCATAGAATCAAATCcaattcagtgtgtgtggagtttgcatgttctccctgaatctgcgtgggtttcctctttgtgctctggtttcctcccacagtccaaagacaagcagttcggGTGAACTGGACACTCCGAATTGTCCTCAGTGAGTGAATGTGTTCGTGTGTGGCTATCCGGCGAcggactgccatcccatcccCCCAAgccagtgattccaggacaggctctggtgcgctgtgaccctgaccagaacaAGAGGTAGATGGGAGCGACTGAGTTTTACCAGGTTTTATTGTATGCAGTTTAAACTGAAGACAAGTACTGTAACAGTtgaaagggtacaacagcagggtcctTGCTGTTCCTCAAACATCGTATTTCCGATGGTCTTTACATAAGGCATACTTTCCATTAGTGTGGAATGGGTTGAAGAAAAAGCTTCTTACGATGCAAAGGAACTGGCCAGGAGTCCAGCAAAAGCCACAAGCGCCCCACCAACTGCTGTATTCCGACAACCGAAGCGGTCGGTGAAAATACTGACGACAGGGGAGCAGAAGAACATCATGCCCATGGACAGGGCCCCAACCCAGGCTAGAGCAACGGGGAGGGAGATATGAAATGTTACAGAACATGAGTTGCTTCTGGGAACAGTtgtaataatacataaaattaatagtgcttataataaaatacattagaCCCTTTTGTATTAGGATATGAAAAGATAtgatagtatttttattttaatttgtaatattttgcatCCTAAGGGGAAATTTACACACATCAGCTCAACATGGCACAGAAAAAAAGTACTGTTATCCAGTGAATAATTAGTAATGCAATAAatagtgaaacaaaaaaatgacatgtcacACACAGATACTGTCTGACCCGAGCCGCGGTGGCGccaaactggagcctacccaggacgggacgccagttcatcacaaggcaccccaagcagggctggaaCCCCAGatcccagagagcaggacccggccaaacccaccgcgcggCGAACATTACGGGCcaacatttccatttcaggAAAATTAAACTGCGTTTACAGGAACTCAGCAGAGCAGAGTGTTTATCGGTCTCTTTCCAAGAAGCAACGTTATCAAACGCTGTAAATCATGCTCTCCAACAGAAACTAAAATACACAAACGATATTTAACGAAATAATTTGTTATGTGCCTGCTTGAAGGGTTCACGAGCGTTTCCCATTGTTAAACTTTCCCATTGAAATCCTGTTTCCTAACtgcaacaccatctgctgccaaTAAACATGACCCATTTCAGTAATGTTGTACAATTCGCCACTGGTTTAAATTTCTATAATTTAGAAAGAACTTAAAGAGCTGAGTACATATTggagcagtttttcttttctaaaggATATGACTCAGTCATCAAAgccatacatattttttaaaagaaagcaaCATTTTAACTTGGGGCACCTGATTTGGTTTTGCAATTGCACGTGGTCGTTTTTTTCTGCACGACTTATGTTTGTTATTATTTCCTTCCAATAATAAATTGAGGGTCCGGAAAAGACCGAACTGCTTGTagaatttcaaaagaaaattttttgcACTATAGACTATGCCCTGCTGAGAACACACTTGTGGATTTTAAAGTTTTCACTTTTCGGACCCTTTGTCTCAAGCCTGACATCTGCAATTCCTCACCAGGTTGCTCAGAACTGCAACAGATAGGTTGAGATTTTTGGCTACTCACCTACTTTAAACTGAGATTGATCGCCGGATTCTTCATAGCCTTCTATGAGCATCATGTGCAAAATACTGAAAGAATTATGAATCCCTAAGATGCATCCATTGCACCACATAGAAGCAAAGGCTACAACCCAGCCGTAACCCCCATCTGGAATTACAGCTGTGTGATCCTGACTGGTAGAAGGTGGAAAAGTGGtagatggtggtggtggtggtggtggtgatgatggtgggTTAAATCCATTTACttgagaaaaatgtgaacagCAGTTCTCTTTCTTCAAAATCTGGTTTGTGCCGTTGCTATGTGGAGCCTCGGGGACGTTGTCCATTTCATACTTACGATCAGAACCTTCACTTGTGAACTCTGCACCATACTCCGCAACATATCTCTACTTTGAACTCTGTGTACTTTGTGCAAATAAGAGCAGGCGCTCATGCTGCTGGGCTATtgcaaaatgtcaaatgtgtAGCAGTTAGGGTTACTGCCGATGGACCAGAAAGtcgtaggttcaatcccccgctctagctgtagtacccttgagttaAGTACTTACCgtagatcacacacacacacacacacactttcagaaccgcttgtcccttacggggtcacggagcctacccggcaacacagggcgtaaggccagagagggaaggggacacacccaggacgggacgtcagtccgccacaaggcaccccaagcgggacttgaaccccagacccaccggagagcaggactgcagtccaacccactgcgccaccgcacccccttaccgtagatcactccagtaaaattatacagctgtacaaatgagtaaataattgtaagcttgtaaccttaacattgtaagtggctttggagaaaagtgtcaagctAAATGACTAATTGTaatgtctgcaaccgcttggcccaagcggggtcgcggtgagctggagcctaacccggcaacccagggcgcaagattggagggtgaggggatgcatccaggacaggataccagtccgtcacgaggcaccccaaactggactcgaaccccagagaaggccccagccaaacctcctgtcccaccatgccccccctaaGTGTAAAGTCTTGTAAAAAAAGGGATACTGGTGTACATTTTGATAAAACATATATGGagatttcatttacatttacagtgctgtgaaaaagtatttgcctccattttctcta
It contains:
- the LOC108934083 gene encoding monocarboxylate transporter 8-like isoform X1, encoding MDNVPEAPHSNGTNQILKKENCCSHFSQVNGFNPPSSPPPPPPPSTTFPPSTSQDHTAVIPDGGYGWVVAFASMWCNGCILGIHNSFSILHMMLIEGYEESGDQSQFKVAWVGALSMGMMFFCSPVVSIFTDRFGCRNTAVGGALVAFAGLLASSFASSLSLYYFTYGILFGCGSSFAFQPSLVILGHYFRRRLGLASGVVTAASSLFTMGFPVLLEEAVTPLGLGTTFQVLSIFLLIQVPLSLTFRPLPSAGPHRRAQPASSSPEGNAPSPPIPGPDLQGGAGLRKYFNLKVFGVTTYRQWLFGVAVATLGYFVPVVHLISFAEEKFKGTQKVWILLIYVGGSSCVGRLIFGKAIDLIGGVKKLFLQAASFVVMGVVLATFPLCRTFEALVAACLLQGLCDGCFLSCMAPIVFELVDQRMASQAIGYLLGFLALPMIVGPPIAGLLHDHFGNYDVAFHLTGVPIVVGGLQLFLVPFIHWRAQGYEPEHGTSSEPVPTLSANIADRSFVQLDIFFLLEKFRVSTLLKGNTGGAKT
- the LOC108934083 gene encoding monocarboxylate transporter 8-like isoform X2 — protein: MDNVPEAPHSNGTNQILKKENCCSHFSQVNGFNPPSSPPPPPPPSTTFPPSTSQDHTAVIPDGGYGWVVAFASMWCNGCILGIHNSFSILHMMLIEGYEESGDQSQFKVAWVGALSMGMMFFCSPVVSIFTDRFGCRNTAVGGALVAFAGLLASSFASSLSLYYFTYGILFGCGSSFAFQPSLVILGHYFRRRLGLASGVVTAASSLFTMGFPVLLEEAVTPLGLGTTFQVLSIFLLIQVPLSLTFRPLPSAGPHRRAQPASSSPEGNAPSPPIPGPDLQGGAGLRKYFNLKVFGVTTYRQWLFGVAVATLGYFVPVVHLISFAEEKFKGTQKVWILLIYVGGSSCVGRLIFGKAIDLIGGVKKLFLQAASFVVMGVVLATFPLCRTFEALVAACLLQGLCDGCFLSCMAPIVFELVDQRMASQAIGYLLGFLALPMIVGPPIAGLLHDHFGNYDVAFHLTGVPIVVGGLQLFLVPFIHWRAQGYEPEHGTSSEPVPTLSANIADRCAIPGLTYEETFM